In Desulfonatronospira thiodismutans ASO3-1, the sequence ATTGGATGCGGGACATGCGAGTCGGTATGCAAGTTCGTACACACCTATCCCAGGATAATCATGACCAGGACAACCGACGGCTGGTGGGTACCCCTTTACTGCCAGCACTGTGAAAATCCTAAATGTATGAAGGCCTGTACCAAAAAAGCCATTTACCGTGATCCCGACACCGGGGCCATCCTTTTAAACCAGGAACTCTGCGCCGAGTGCCCGACGAAAAACTGCCTCATGGCCTGCCCCTACGTGGCCATGGTCTGCACCGGTGCTCAGAAG encodes:
- a CDS encoding 4Fe-4S dicluster domain-containing protein, translating into MQTLYLDYSKCIGCGTCESVCKFVHTYPRIIMTRTTDGWWVPLYCQHCENPKCMKACTKKAIYRDPDTGAILLNQELCAECPTKNCLMACPYVAMVCTGAQKTPITKCNLCLDRGGLGPACAPMCPCDALMLVDHKDLDKVKTPEAQKAYELVRQHIICPECPTT